A single genomic interval of Macadamia integrifolia cultivar HAES 741 chromosome 6, SCU_Mint_v3, whole genome shotgun sequence harbors:
- the LOC122081923 gene encoding RNA-dependent RNA polymerase 6-like yields MERNEKYVVVPQVSFGGFDRNVTALELTDFLENEIGVVWRCRLKSSWTPLDSYPDFSIANMEEVQKTDDYKKVVPHAFVHFVSHDAAMTAHNAAGRSQLFLKNRPLKVNLGPESPFHINRRRRKIHPFKIPASVEIGSLISPNEFLVGWKGPTSGVDFLVDPFDATCNIQFSKETLFAIKDTRSHAVIKCDFKVEFLVRDIKYFRQYTDISSKIILLQLASSPHLYYRTADDDIYDTVPFDMMDDEDPWVRTTDFTPSRVIGRCTSYRISVPARFGLRLEKAVEYLREQRVQEDHRQRVRIRAEPNFEMDLSNHFFCVQDKEGINFEIMFLVNAVIQKGVINQHLLSDEFFELLRSQPREVNVTALTHIYSYRDQVFDASKRLKGVQEWLKKNPKLLLSSRDSDGNAEVRRLIITPTKAYCLPPAVELSNRVLRKYKEKADRFLRVAFIDEGFKQLNTNVLSYNVAPIVMDITSNSYSQKTRVFERIKTIMNEGFYLCGRKYSFLAYSANQLRDHSAWFFAEDENVKVKDIKNWMGKFNNKNVAKCAARMGQCFSSTYATIDVPQNKVNMNLPDIKRNGYDFSDGIGKITPQLAMEVAEKLQLTFDSPSAYQIRYAGCKGVIACWPGKEDGILLSLRGSMNKFESSHTILEVISWTRFQPGYLNRQIITLLSALDVPDEMFSRMQDTMISKLNQMLENIDVAFDVLISSCGEQGHTAAILLSAGFKPQTEPHLKGMLSCIRAAQMGDLLERARIFVPKGRWLMGCLDELGVLEQGQCFIKVSTPSPQNCFSKHGSKFSQTKNVEVVTGIVAIAKNPCLHPGDIRILEAVDVPGLHHLVDCLVFPQKGERPHSNEASGSDLDGDQYFVTWEEILIPPSKKSSLPMDYAPAEAKNLRRPINRQDIIEFFMKTMVTTQLGMICNAHVVHADLSDDGALDDKCIQLAELAATAVDFPKTGILVRLPHLLRPKIYPDFMGKDENMSYKSEKILGRLYHQIIDAPDEEVAENSDLTAEDIPFDPDLDVTGSAGFIMDAWNHKCKYDGHLSALLAQYGVSREEEVVTGHIWTMPKSKKQRELKERLGVAYNALRKEFRHVFENMDEDFEKLTDDEKNALYEQKASAWYRVTYHPEWVKKSLELRDSEGNGTISAMLSFAWIPADYLVRIKIKHRKNNIDVDTSKPVNALLSYISDRI; encoded by the exons ATGGAGAGAAATGAAAAGTATGTGGTTGTCCCTCAAGTGAGCTTTGGTGGATTTGACAGAAATGTCACAGCACTAGAACTCACGGATTTCTTAGAAAATGAAATTGGAGTGGTATGGAGGTGTAGGTTGAAGTCATCTTGGACTCCTCTGGACTCCTACCCAGACTTCAGCATCGCAAACATGGAGGAGGTTCAAAAAACGGATGACTACAAGAAGGTAGTACCTCATGCCTTCGTGCATTTTGTATCTCATGATGCTGCAATGACGGCACACAATGCTGCTGGGCGTTCACAgctttttctgaaaaatcgtcCTCTGAAGGTGAATTTGGGACCTGAGAGCCCATTTCACATTAATCGTCGGAGGAGGAAAATACATCCCTTCAAGATTCCTGCCAGTGTTGAGATTGGATCTCTCATTAGCCCAAATGAATTCCTAGTTGGCTGGAAAGGACCCACTTCTGGAGTTGACTTCCTTGTTGATCCTTTTGATGCCACCTGCAATATCCAATTTTCTAAGGAAACCCTTTTCGCAATTAAAGACACAAGGAGCCATGCAGTAATTAAATGTGACTTCAAGGTGGAGTTTTTGGTGAGGGACATCAAGTACTTCAGACAGTATACAGACATAtcttcaaaaataattttgttgCAGCTGGCATCATCTCCTCATCTCTATTATAGAACTGCTGATGATGACATCTATGATACAGTTCCATTTGATATGATGGACGATGAGGATCCTTGGGTCAGGACCACAGATTTTACACCTAGCAGAGTCATTGGTAGGTGCACTTCTTACAGGATCTCGGTCCCAGCCCGTTTTGGATTGAGATTGGAGAAGGCCGTGGAGTATCTAAGAGAACAGAGGGTACAAGAAGACCATCGACAGCGGGTAAGGATACGAGCTGAACCCAACTTTGAGATGGACTTATCAAATCATTTCTTCTGCGTTCAGGACAAAGAAGGGATAAACTTTGAGATTATGTTTTTGGTGAATGCTGTTATTCAAAAAGGTGTCATCAACCAACATCTGTTATCGGACGAGTTCTTTGAATTACTACGAAGTCAGCCAAGAGAGGTGAATGTTACAGCATTAACACATATATATTCCTATAGGGATCAAGTGTTTGATGCATCCAAGAGGCTGAAAGGTGTCCAAGAATGGTTGAAGAAGAACCCTAAGCTTCTCTTGAGCTCTAGGGATTCAGATGGTAATGCTGAAGTGAGGAGATTAATTATAACTCCAACAAAAGCTTACTGTCTTCCACCGGCGGTGGAACTTTCTAACCGGGTTCTAAGGAAGTACAAAGAAAAGGCTGATAGGTTCTTAAGGGTAGCCTTCATCGATGAAGGATTTAAGCAACTGAATACTAATGTTCTATCTTATAATGTTGCTCCTATTGTGATGGACATCACATCAAATTCCTACTCGCAGAAAACCAGAGTTTTTGAAAGGATAAAGACCATTATGAATGAAGGGTTTTATTTGTGTGGTCGGAAGTATTCCTTTCTGGCCTATTCAGCAAATCAGTTGAGAGACCATTCTGCCTGGTTTTTTGCTGAAGATGAAAATGTGAAGGTGAAAGATATCAAGAATTGGATGGGGAAGTTCAACAATAAGAATGTTGCGAAGTGTGCAGCTAGGATGGGTCAGTGTTTCTCATCCACTTATGCCACAATTGACGTTCCACAAAATAAGGTCAACATGAACCTTCCAGATATAAAGAGGAATGGATATGACTTCTCCGATGGGATTGGCAAAATAACTCCTCAACTAGCGATGGAAGTTGCAGAGAAATTGCAGCTTACATTTGATTCTCCTTCTGCCTATCAGATCAGGTATGCTGGTTGCAAGGGAGTAATCGCTTGCTGGCCAGGAAAAGAAGATGGGATCCTCCTCTCTCTAAGAGGAAGCATGAATAAGTTTGAGTCCAGCCACACAATCCTTGAGGTCATATCATGGACACGGTTCCAACCAGGGTACTTAAACAGGCAGATTATAACCCTGCTTTCTGCCTTGGATGTCCCCGATGAAATGTTCTCAAGAATGCAAGATACCATGATTTCTAAACTGAACCAGATGCTGGAGAACATTGATGTAGCTTTTGATGTCCTTATCTCATCATGTGGTGAGCAAGGACATACTGCAGCGATTCTGCTGAGTGCCGGTTTCAAGCCTCAGACAGAACCTCATCTTAAAGGCATGTTGTCATGCATAAGAGCAGCCCAGATGGGAGACCTTCTGGAGAGGGCTAGGATTTTTGTTCCCAAAGGACGATGGTTGATGGGGTGCTTAGATGAATTAGGGGTACTTGAGCAAGGACAATGTTTTATCAAAGTTTCAACGCCTTCACCACAGAATTGTTTTTCTAAACATGGATCCAAATTTTCTCAGACAAAGAATGTAGAAGTAGTCACTGGAATTGTAGCCATAGCTAAGAATCCTTGTCTTCATCCAGGAGATATTCGGATTCTGGAAGCTGTAGATGTTCCAGGTTTGCACCATCTTGTTGATTGTTTAGTTTTCCCTCAAAAGGGTGAAAGGCCACATTCAAATGAAGCTTCTGGAAGTGACCTTGATGGGGATCAATACTTTGTGACTTGGGAAGAAATTCTCATACCTCCAAGCAAGAAGAGCTCGCTGCCGATGGATTATGCTCCTGCAGAAGCCAAAAATTTGCGACGCCCCATCAATCGCCAG GACATAATTGAATTTTTCATGAAGACCATGGTGACTACGCAACTGGGTATGATCTGCAATGCTCATGTGGTTCATGCAGACCTGAGTGATGACGGTGCCTTGGATGATAAATGCATCCAACTAGCAGAGCTTGCAGCCACTGCCGTAGACTTTCCAAAAACTGGGATACTTGTACGCTTGCCCCACCTACTCAGACCGAAAATTTATCCAGACTTCATGGGTAAAGATGAGAATATGTCATACAAGTCGGAAAAGATCTTGGGAAGACTATATCACCAAATCATAGAtgctccagatgaagaagtggcGGAAAATTCAGACCTGACAGCTGAAGACATTCCTTTTGATCCGGATCTTGATGTTACAGGTTCTGCAGGTTTCATCATGGATGCCTGGAATCACAAGTGCAAGTATGATGGGCACCTGAGTGCTCTGCTGGCCCAGTATGGAGTTAGCCGGGAGGAAGAGGTGGTGACGGGACATATATGGACCATGCCCAAGAGCAAGAAGCAACGGGAGCTGAAAGAGCGACTTGGTGTTGCCTACAATGCACTCAGGAAGGAGTTCAGACATGTGTTTGAAAACATGGATGAGGATTTTGAGAAACTCACTGATGATGAAAAGAATGCTTTGTATGAACAAAAGGCATCAGCGTGGTACCGGGTGACTTACCACCCtgagtgggtgaagaaatcttTGGAATTGAGAGACTCTGAAGGCAATGGTACCATATCGGCAATGCTTAGCTTTGCTTGGATCCCTGCAGATTACTTGGTTCGAATTAAGATTAAACATCGAAAGAATAACATCGATGTTGATACCAGTAAGCCCGTCAATGCACTTCTGAGCTACATTTCTGATCGCATTTGA